One stretch of Streptomyces hygroscopicus DNA includes these proteins:
- a CDS encoding TRZ/ATZ family hydrolase — MRILLTGGTVVSMDPAVGDLERGDVLIEDGVIVEVAEAIEAPDAETIDATDRIVMPGFVDTHRHTWQTAFRGIGADWTFPEWAVAMHGTLKPHFRPEDVYLGTLLGRLEALHSGVTTMLDWFHCAQSPEHADAAVAALRDTAGRSVFCHGAGWGTTGSVETEIRRVRSALPGDGLVTMSFGLRGAEDTSMDTVAEELKLAAELGLRTSLHVESDGTRRPVADLHEHGLLRDTTTFVHVNGLGDDELRMLADAGGSVSISPDVELRMGFGWPMTGRMLAAGLRPTLSIDDVPSVGGDMFATMRTTFVVQRGLDGGLNSRDLLEFATVDGAHALGLAARTGSLTPGKDADVILLRADDITVLPVTDPVGTIVAAGHPGLVDTVLVAGRVVKRDGVLVDVDLPALKARLVASRDQVAEAAGIPLDGTWRPQPKAA, encoded by the coding sequence ATGAGGATCCTGCTTACCGGCGGCACCGTGGTCAGCATGGACCCGGCCGTCGGCGATCTCGAACGCGGTGACGTGCTGATCGAGGACGGCGTGATCGTCGAGGTGGCCGAGGCGATCGAGGCTCCGGACGCCGAGACGATCGACGCGACCGACCGGATCGTCATGCCCGGCTTCGTCGACACCCACCGGCACACCTGGCAGACGGCGTTCCGAGGTATCGGCGCGGACTGGACGTTCCCCGAGTGGGCGGTGGCGATGCACGGCACGCTCAAGCCTCATTTCCGGCCCGAGGACGTCTACCTGGGTACCCTGCTCGGCCGGCTGGAGGCTCTGCACTCCGGTGTGACCACGATGCTGGACTGGTTCCACTGCGCGCAGAGCCCCGAGCACGCGGACGCCGCCGTCGCGGCGCTGCGCGACACAGCCGGACGGTCGGTCTTCTGCCACGGCGCGGGGTGGGGCACCACCGGCTCGGTCGAGACCGAGATCCGCCGTGTGCGATCCGCACTTCCCGGGGACGGCCTGGTCACCATGTCGTTCGGGCTGCGCGGTGCGGAGGACACCTCCATGGACACCGTCGCCGAGGAGCTGAAGCTGGCGGCCGAACTCGGCCTGCGTACCAGCCTGCACGTCGAGTCCGACGGCACCCGCCGCCCGGTCGCCGATCTGCACGAGCACGGCCTGCTGCGGGACACCACGACGTTCGTACACGTCAACGGGCTCGGCGACGACGAGCTGCGGATGCTCGCCGACGCCGGCGGCTCGGTGTCGATCAGCCCGGACGTCGAGCTGAGGATGGGGTTCGGCTGGCCGATGACCGGCCGGATGCTGGCCGCTGGGCTGCGCCCGACACTCTCCATCGACGACGTCCCCTCCGTCGGCGGCGACATGTTCGCCACCATGCGCACCACCTTCGTCGTACAGCGCGGCCTGGACGGCGGCCTCAACTCCCGGGATCTGCTGGAGTTCGCCACCGTCGACGGCGCCCACGCGCTGGGACTCGCCGCCCGCACGGGCAGCCTCACCCCCGGCAAGGACGCCGACGTGATCCTGCTGCGTGCCGACGACATCACCGTGCTCCCGGTCACCGATCCGGTCGGCACGATCGTCGCAGCCGGTCACCCCGGCCTGGTCGACACGGTTCTGGTCGCGGGCCGCGTCGTCAAGCGGGACGGTGTGCTGGTGGACGTGGACCTGCCCGCGCTCAAGGCACGACTGGTGGCATCCCGCGACCAGGTCGCGGAGGCCGCCGGCATCCCGCTCGACGGCACCTGGCGTCCACAGCCGAAGGCGGCGTAA
- a CDS encoding cytochrome P450, which translates to MCPYLTHRDPALWPEPEQFDPERFTTADEDRRPSRHGEYYPFGIGARACLGAQFAMREMTVLLEHLLPAFTPSFHAVPTSAVFGITVRPDGPTPATITLNPDGS; encoded by the coding sequence GTGTGCCCGTACCTCACCCATCGCGACCCGGCGCTCTGGCCCGAACCCGAGCAGTTCGACCCCGAACGGTTCACCACCGCGGACGAGGACCGCCGCCCCTCCCGGCACGGCGAGTACTACCCGTTCGGCATCGGCGCCCGGGCCTGCCTGGGCGCGCAGTTCGCCATGCGCGAGATGACCGTCCTCCTGGAGCATCTGCTGCCCGCCTTCACCCCCTCCTTCCACGCCGTCCCGACATCGGCCGTCTTCGGGATCACCGTCCGCCCCGACGGTCCGACACCCGCCACCATCACGCTCAATCCGGACGGCTCATAG
- a CDS encoding sugar ABC transporter substrate-binding protein, whose amino-acid sequence MVSATHDGFPAAVGAGRLRDKDGRLPRPSRRAVLAVAAIGLSTSLTGTLSACSAASGDTSGVTLRFSWWGNDDRAARTEKAIRLFEKEHPGVTVRTSNGEFGSYLQKLATQAAGGGVPDVVQLDYRQISQYAGGKAIMPLDGVIKNRTIRTSDMDKDFLRTGTYKGRQFALPMGRGITGYAYDSAVYKKAGIPTPRPSWTWQDWAKANKKIAALGLKSPDGRHFTGANDGGGNEDVFETWLRSRGKNLYADQTKLGFTEDDLTAFWSFLSTLREEGAIAQARDSVQAKSTETSPIGRRLAAADFTWDAPFPGYTALLGENIHFAPVPTTGGRQGTYFKPSMLLGIGSQSEHPKEAAQLIDFLLNDPRAGDILGFSRSTPPNREIAARVAKSLEGSEREIYDYSQTMEKYGLDIPPTAPPPGDLAIQTAFKRIHQRMIYGMATPREAARELIDEANRELES is encoded by the coding sequence ATGGTGAGCGCGACGCACGACGGCTTCCCCGCGGCGGTCGGCGCGGGCCGGCTGCGCGACAAGGACGGCCGGCTCCCGCGCCCGAGCCGCCGGGCCGTCCTGGCCGTCGCCGCCATCGGTCTCAGCACCTCCCTGACCGGCACGCTCTCCGCGTGCTCCGCCGCGAGCGGCGATACGTCCGGCGTCACCCTCCGGTTCTCCTGGTGGGGCAACGACGACCGTGCCGCGCGCACCGAGAAGGCGATCCGCCTCTTCGAGAAGGAGCACCCCGGCGTCACCGTGCGCACGTCGAACGGCGAATTCGGCTCGTATCTCCAGAAACTGGCCACGCAGGCCGCCGGCGGCGGTGTACCCGACGTGGTCCAGCTCGACTACCGGCAGATCTCCCAGTACGCGGGCGGCAAGGCGATCATGCCGCTGGACGGTGTCATCAAGAACCGGACGATCCGCACGTCCGACATGGACAAGGACTTCCTGCGCACCGGTACCTACAAGGGCAGACAGTTCGCCCTGCCCATGGGGCGTGGCATCACCGGATACGCCTACGACTCCGCCGTCTACAAGAAGGCCGGTATCCCCACGCCCCGGCCCAGCTGGACCTGGCAGGACTGGGCGAAGGCCAACAAGAAGATCGCCGCCCTGGGGCTGAAGTCCCCCGACGGACGCCACTTCACCGGCGCCAACGACGGCGGCGGCAACGAGGACGTCTTCGAGACCTGGCTGCGCAGCCGCGGCAAGAACCTCTACGCGGATCAGACGAAACTCGGCTTCACCGAGGACGACCTGACCGCCTTCTGGTCGTTCCTCAGTACGCTCCGCGAAGAAGGCGCCATCGCCCAGGCCCGGGACTCCGTGCAGGCCAAGAGCACCGAGACCAGCCCCATCGGCCGCCGTCTCGCGGCCGCCGACTTCACCTGGGACGCTCCGTTCCCCGGATACACGGCCCTGCTCGGCGAGAACATCCACTTCGCCCCCGTGCCCACGACCGGCGGCCGTCAGGGCACGTACTTCAAGCCGAGCATGCTCCTCGGCATCGGCTCGCAGAGCGAGCACCCCAAGGAGGCGGCCCAGTTGATCGACTTCCTCCTCAACGACCCACGGGCCGGCGACATCCTCGGCTTCTCCCGGTCCACCCCGCCCAACCGCGAGATCGCCGCCCGGGTCGCCAAGTCGCTCGAGGGATCGGAGCGGGAGATCTACGACTACTCGCAGACGATGGAGAAGTACGGCCTGGACATCCCGCCGACCGCACCGCCGCCCGGCGATCTCGCGATCCAGACGGCGTTCAAACGCATCCACCAGCGCATGATCTACGGGATGGCCACCCCGCGCGAGGCGGCCCGTGAACTCATCGACGAGGCGAACCGGGAGCTGGAGTCATGA
- a CDS encoding aldo/keto reductase, whose amino-acid sequence MTVGLALPHVPVPLSPLVLGTMTFGDTADRATAAAMVDAALDAGITGVDTANGYAGGESERILAELLPGRRDQVVLATKAGIPHPDQGEHAPLSPEGLRAALDGSLKRLGTDRVDLFYLHQPDRRTPLTETLATIAEFVRAGKVLALGVSNFAAWQIAELNRVADEVGAPRPVVAQQLHNLLARRIEEEFTEYAATTGLRTMVYNPLGGGLLTGRHRFEQAPGDGRFGDSKLAVMYRERYWNEDLFRAVTDLTRIASEAGLPLTDLALRWLLSRPSTDALLLGGSKVEHLKANIAAASAGPLPVDVVAACDEVGARLRGPMPAYNR is encoded by the coding sequence GTGACCGTCGGCCTCGCACTCCCGCACGTGCCCGTCCCGTTGTCCCCGCTCGTCCTCGGGACGATGACCTTCGGCGACACCGCCGACCGCGCGACGGCCGCCGCGATGGTGGACGCCGCGCTCGACGCGGGCATCACCGGCGTGGACACGGCCAACGGCTACGCGGGCGGTGAGAGCGAGCGCATCCTCGCCGAGCTGCTGCCCGGCCGCCGCGACCAGGTGGTCCTCGCCACCAAGGCCGGCATTCCGCACCCCGACCAGGGCGAGCACGCGCCGCTCTCCCCCGAGGGCCTGCGCGCCGCGCTCGACGGGAGCCTCAAGCGCTTGGGCACCGACCGCGTCGATCTCTTCTACCTGCACCAGCCGGACCGCAGGACACCGCTCACCGAGACCCTGGCGACCATCGCCGAGTTCGTACGGGCGGGCAAGGTCCTCGCCCTCGGCGTCTCCAACTTCGCCGCGTGGCAGATCGCCGAGCTGAACCGGGTGGCCGACGAGGTCGGCGCACCCCGCCCCGTCGTCGCCCAGCAGCTCCACAATCTCCTCGCGCGCCGTATCGAGGAGGAGTTCACGGAGTACGCCGCCACCACCGGACTGCGCACGATGGTCTACAACCCGCTCGGCGGCGGCCTGCTCACCGGCCGCCACCGTTTCGAGCAGGCCCCGGGCGACGGGCGCTTCGGCGACTCCAAGCTGGCCGTGATGTACCGCGAGCGGTACTGGAACGAGGACTTGTTCCGCGCCGTCACCGACCTCACCCGCATCGCCTCCGAGGCGGGCCTGCCGCTGACCGACCTGGCCCTGCGCTGGCTGCTGTCCCGGCCCTCCACCGACGCGCTGCTGCTCGGCGGCTCCAAGGTCGAGCACCTGAAGGCCAATATCGCCGCCGCGTCCGCGGGCCCGCTGCCCGTGGATGTCGTGGCCGCCTGCGACGAGGTCGGCGCCCGTCTGCGCGGCCCGATGCCCGCCTACAACCGCTGA
- a CDS encoding LacI family transcriptional regulator, translating to MAAVTLKDVAERAGVSIKTVSNVVRDAPRVSEATRKRVLKAVHELGYRPNPSARRLRTGHSGLIGLAVPDLATPYFAELAQHVRAEAAQLDLTVLIEETLGDATEELRLATGVGASLLDGVILSPLRVSPDELAAVANEFPLVLLGERSYERDQVGADHVLIDSVAAARDATAHLAGLGRTRIAAIGVDQQASATSRQRLEGFQLALHEAGVTYDPRLAPAIKEFDRRNGLLAMRALIALPAGVRPDAVFCFSDLLAVGAQRALFEAGLNIPDDVAVASIDGSDEALYSTPSLTSVVPDKTAIASLAVKCLAARIRSDVPLPFEVHTAPHWLHARESTNGGCQRLFP from the coding sequence GTGGCCGCGGTGACACTCAAGGACGTGGCGGAGCGGGCAGGAGTCTCGATCAAGACTGTGTCCAACGTTGTACGCGATGCTCCCCGCGTATCCGAGGCCACGCGGAAGCGCGTGCTGAAGGCGGTGCACGAGCTCGGCTACCGGCCGAACCCGTCGGCCCGCCGCCTGCGCACCGGGCACAGCGGCCTGATCGGCCTCGCCGTGCCGGATCTGGCCACGCCGTACTTCGCCGAACTCGCCCAGCACGTACGGGCCGAGGCCGCGCAGCTGGACCTGACCGTCCTGATCGAGGAGACGTTGGGCGACGCGACGGAGGAACTGCGCCTGGCCACCGGCGTCGGCGCGTCACTGCTGGACGGCGTGATCCTGTCGCCCCTGCGTGTCTCGCCCGACGAGCTCGCCGCCGTGGCCAACGAGTTCCCGCTGGTCCTGCTCGGCGAGCGCAGCTACGAGCGCGACCAGGTGGGGGCCGACCACGTCCTGATCGACAGCGTCGCGGCGGCGCGCGACGCCACCGCGCACCTGGCCGGCCTCGGCCGTACGCGGATCGCCGCCATCGGCGTGGACCAGCAGGCGTCGGCGACCAGTCGTCAACGCCTGGAGGGCTTCCAACTCGCCCTGCACGAGGCGGGGGTGACCTACGACCCGCGGCTCGCGCCCGCCATCAAGGAGTTCGACCGGCGCAACGGCCTGCTGGCGATGCGCGCCCTGATCGCCCTGCCGGCCGGCGTACGCCCTGACGCGGTCTTCTGCTTCAGCGACCTGCTGGCCGTCGGCGCCCAACGCGCCCTGTTCGAAGCGGGGCTGAACATCCCGGACGACGTCGCCGTGGCGAGCATCGACGGCTCCGACGAGGCGCTCTACAGCACGCCGTCCCTCACGTCCGTGGTCCCCGACAAGACCGCCATCGCCTCACTGGCCGTGAAGTGCCTGGCGGCCCGCATCCGCTCGGACGTGCCCCTGCCGTTCGAGGTGCATACGGCTCCGCACTGGCTGCACGCCCGGGAGTCCACGAACGGCGGGTGCCAACGGCTCTTTCCCTGA
- a CDS encoding oxidoreductase: MSSHRSTTPLRTAVVGTGGIARSSHLPALRTLADAGEVEIVAAVDVDTAAVRAFADGAGIPYASTDLDATMTELRPDLVVLCTPPAVHRDQAVTALKAGAWVWCEKPPCPSLADFDAIETAEKPGDAGPYASIVFQHRFGSGARHVRRLLREGAFGRPLVAHCQTTWYRDAAYYSVPWRGRWATEGGGPAMGHGIHQTDLLLDLMGPWSEVRGMAARLVHDVETEDVSTAQVRFASGAVATVVNSVLSPDEVSRIRIDCERATIELTHLYGYRNADWRITPAPGVPEETVAAWRDFGTDEPSSHLAQLRALVADIRAGRRHATSGTGGRQTLEFITALYKSAFTDTPVRAGEIGPGDPYYTELHGGAQGWAPDTTRKEEAHA, from the coding sequence ATGTCTTCGCACCGCTCCACCACCCCACTGCGCACCGCCGTGGTCGGCACCGGGGGCATCGCGCGCTCCAGCCATCTGCCCGCGCTGCGCACGCTCGCCGACGCGGGCGAGGTGGAGATCGTCGCCGCCGTCGACGTCGACACGGCCGCGGTGCGCGCGTTCGCGGATGGCGCCGGGATTCCGTACGCCTCGACGGACCTCGACGCGACCATGACCGAACTGCGGCCCGATCTCGTGGTGTTGTGCACACCGCCCGCCGTGCACCGCGACCAGGCGGTGACCGCGCTGAAGGCGGGCGCCTGGGTGTGGTGCGAGAAGCCGCCGTGCCCGTCCCTCGCCGACTTCGATGCCATCGAGACCGCCGAGAAGCCCGGGGACGCGGGACCGTACGCCTCCATCGTCTTCCAGCACCGGTTCGGCTCCGGCGCGCGCCATGTGCGGCGGCTGCTGCGGGAGGGGGCGTTCGGCCGCCCGCTGGTCGCCCACTGCCAGACCACCTGGTACCGGGACGCCGCCTACTACTCCGTTCCGTGGCGCGGGCGGTGGGCGACCGAGGGCGGCGGGCCCGCCATGGGGCATGGCATCCACCAGACGGATCTGCTCCTGGACCTGATGGGGCCCTGGAGCGAGGTGCGGGGGATGGCGGCGCGGCTCGTGCACGACGTCGAGACCGAGGACGTGTCCACGGCGCAGGTGCGGTTCGCCAGCGGCGCCGTGGCCACCGTGGTCAACAGCGTGCTGAGCCCCGACGAGGTGAGCCGGATCCGCATCGACTGCGAGCGCGCCACGATCGAACTGACCCACCTCTACGGCTACCGCAACGCGGACTGGCGCATCACCCCGGCCCCCGGTGTCCCCGAGGAGACCGTGGCCGCCTGGCGCGACTTCGGCACGGACGAGCCGAGCTCACACCTGGCCCAGCTCCGCGCCCTGGTGGCCGACATCAGGGCGGGACGCCGCCACGCGACCAGCGGCACGGGCGGCCGGCAGACGCTCGAGTTCATCACCGCCCTGTACAAGTCCGCGTTCACCGACACCCCGGTCCGCGCGGGGGAGATCGGCCCCGGCGACCCCTACTACACCGAGCTGCACGGCGGCGCCCAGGGCTGGGCACCGGACACCACCCGCAAGGAAGAGGCCCACGCATGA
- a CDS encoding methionine gamma-lyase: MRERRSATLHGVTPTVHGRAAMPGKSTITVHADREVHPSRAVAPPIYQTATFWAEDGDTFARVAVDPRGKDFYTRFGNPNHAQVATVVAELERTEAAMVTASGMAALTTAVLALVSAGDHVIGQKSTYGGTASVLLNMLPRLGVSTTLVDQTDPEAFAKALTPRTRLILLESPGNPLLQITDLRAVADLARAHNVLTMADNTFATPLNQRPADFGIDLVWHSATKYLNGHSDVSAGVLAGPAELLDRIWDVGLLTGATLGPIDAWLLLRGMRTLPLRVPRHNANGLALAEALNKHPAVAKVHYPGLASHPRHKLAASQMSGFGGVLGIEFAGGFETADAFLGRLRYPRRSASLGGVESLAVHPASMWRGMLSEEQIAESVPLGLVRLAAGTEDTADLVADALAAADAVR, translated from the coding sequence ATGCGGGAGCGCCGGTCGGCCACGCTTCATGGCGTCACACCGACGGTCCACGGAAGGGCAGCCATGCCGGGCAAGAGCACCATCACCGTTCACGCCGATCGCGAAGTCCATCCCAGCCGTGCCGTGGCACCGCCCATCTACCAGACGGCGACGTTCTGGGCCGAGGACGGCGACACGTTCGCGCGGGTCGCCGTCGACCCGCGGGGCAAGGACTTCTACACCCGCTTCGGCAACCCCAACCACGCACAGGTCGCCACCGTCGTCGCCGAACTGGAGCGCACCGAGGCGGCCATGGTCACCGCGTCCGGGATGGCCGCGCTCACCACGGCTGTGCTGGCCCTGGTGTCCGCGGGCGACCACGTCATCGGGCAGAAGTCCACCTACGGGGGCACGGCGTCGGTGCTGCTGAACATGCTGCCGCGCCTCGGTGTGTCGACCACCCTGGTGGACCAGACCGACCCGGAGGCGTTCGCGAAGGCACTGACCCCGCGGACCCGTCTGATCCTCCTGGAATCCCCGGGCAATCCGCTGCTGCAGATCACCGACTTGCGCGCCGTCGCGGACCTGGCCCGCGCGCACAACGTACTGACGATGGCGGACAACACCTTCGCCACTCCGCTGAACCAGCGACCGGCGGACTTCGGCATCGATTTGGTCTGGCACAGCGCGACCAAGTACCTCAACGGCCATTCGGACGTCTCCGCCGGAGTGCTGGCCGGGCCGGCGGAACTCCTGGACCGCATCTGGGACGTCGGCCTGCTCACCGGTGCCACGCTCGGCCCGATCGACGCGTGGCTGCTGTTGCGCGGCATGCGCACCCTGCCGCTGCGGGTGCCGCGGCACAACGCCAACGGCCTGGCGCTCGCGGAGGCGCTGAACAAGCATCCAGCGGTGGCGAAGGTGCACTATCCCGGTCTGGCCTCCCACCCGCGGCACAAGCTGGCCGCAAGCCAGATGAGCGGTTTCGGCGGGGTGCTCGGCATCGAGTTCGCCGGCGGCTTCGAGACGGCCGACGCCTTCCTCGGCCGACTGCGCTACCCCCGCCGGTCGGCCAGCCTCGGCGGCGTGGAATCGCTGGCCGTGCATCCGGCGTCCATGTGGCGCGGGATGCTCAGCGAGGAACAGATCGCGGAGTCGGTTCCGCTGGGCCTGGTCCGGCTGGCCGCGGGCACGGAGGACACGGCCGACCTGGTCGCCGACGCACTCGCCGCGGCCGACGCGGTGAGATGA
- a CDS encoding AsnC family transcriptional regulator, whose translation MDDVDRSILAVLEKHGRISNAELAARVGLSPSPCLRRVNRLEEAGVIRGYRAEIDPAALGRSLRVFAGVRLMRHKRADVAAFERAVVQLPEVVHVHHVTGNYDYLLQVEVADLTAYEDFHANRLADLPGVAMVNSYVTMKTLSTPTP comes from the coding sequence ATGGATGATGTGGATCGGTCCATCCTCGCCGTGCTCGAAAAGCACGGGCGGATCAGCAACGCCGAGCTCGCAGCCCGGGTCGGCCTGTCGCCGTCACCCTGCCTGCGGCGCGTGAACCGGCTTGAGGAAGCAGGAGTGATCCGCGGCTACCGGGCGGAGATCGACCCCGCGGCCCTCGGCCGCAGCCTCCGCGTGTTCGCCGGTGTCCGGCTCATGAGGCACAAACGCGCGGACGTGGCCGCGTTCGAACGCGCGGTCGTCCAACTGCCCGAGGTGGTTCACGTCCATCACGTCACCGGCAACTACGACTACCTGCTTCAGGTCGAGGTCGCCGACCTGACCGCATATGAGGACTTCCACGCCAACCGGCTGGCCGACCTTCCCGGCGTCGCCATGGTGAACAGCTACGTCACCATGAAGACGCTCTCCACCCCCACCCCGTGA
- a CDS encoding 4-hydroxythreonine-4-phosphate dehydrogenase has product MPTPLPLIAVTMGDGAGIGPEVVVAALLDDAVLTRCRPVVIGDARRLREAARILGLDCEIAAVDHPRDADFTPGRVNVVDLGLLPADLPWGKLSPVAGDAAYAYIERAAELAVAGEAHAICTAPLNKEALHAAGHIYPGHTELLAHLTGTEEVSMMLSTEKVKVIHVTTHIGLIDAVNRIEPGLVERTVRRGHEAMVRAGTPAPVIGVCGINPHAGENGLFGYGEEDEKIVPALEKLRADGVDARGPLPADTAFFLASRGDYDLIVAMYHDQGHGPVKVLGIEAGVNLTVGLPVIRTSVDHGTAFDIAGTGTAEAGSMVEALRQAAGMATVPTAPTA; this is encoded by the coding sequence ATGCCCACCCCCCTCCCCCTCATCGCCGTCACCATGGGCGACGGTGCCGGCATCGGCCCCGAGGTCGTCGTCGCGGCCCTGCTCGACGACGCCGTCCTGACCCGCTGCCGCCCCGTCGTCATCGGCGACGCGCGGCGGCTGCGCGAGGCCGCCCGCATCCTCGGCCTGGACTGTGAGATCGCCGCCGTCGACCACCCGCGCGACGCGGACTTCACACCCGGCCGCGTCAACGTGGTCGACCTCGGCCTGCTCCCCGCCGACCTGCCCTGGGGCAAGCTGTCGCCGGTCGCGGGTGACGCCGCGTACGCGTACATCGAGCGCGCCGCCGAACTCGCCGTGGCGGGCGAGGCGCACGCCATCTGCACCGCACCTCTCAACAAGGAGGCCCTGCACGCCGCGGGCCACATCTACCCCGGCCACACCGAACTCCTCGCCCACCTGACCGGAACCGAGGAGGTCTCGATGATGCTCTCCACCGAGAAGGTGAAGGTCATCCACGTCACCACGCACATCGGCCTGATCGACGCCGTCAACCGCATCGAGCCGGGCCTCGTCGAGCGCACCGTGCGCCGCGGCCACGAGGCGATGGTCCGCGCCGGCACCCCTGCCCCCGTCATCGGTGTCTGCGGCATCAATCCGCACGCGGGCGAGAACGGCCTGTTCGGTTACGGCGAGGAGGACGAGAAGATCGTCCCGGCCCTTGAGAAGCTGCGCGCCGACGGCGTCGACGCCCGAGGTCCACTCCCCGCCGACACCGCCTTCTTCCTCGCTTCGCGCGGCGACTACGACCTGATCGTGGCGATGTACCACGACCAAGGCCACGGCCCGGTCAAGGTCCTGGGCATCGAGGCGGGTGTCAACCTCACCGTGGGCCTGCCCGTCATCCGCACCTCCGTCGACCACGGCACCGCATTCGACATCGCCGGAACGGGCACGGCGGAGGCCGGCAGCATGGTCGAGGCACTGCGCCAGGCAGCCGGGATGGCCACGGTGCCGACCGCCCCCACGGCCTGA
- a CDS encoding oxidoreductase, which yields MTLALTHAHGDRITVTHEATGTGLFAYVYRPEAPWEAPKPYLHPVRTLSGGLVTGYRPNDHRWHKGLQLTASHLSGQNLWGGNTYVHGEGYVALPERIGSMAHVAFEEVAAADDRAVIAERLTWHPYDGELWAEEERRIEVRDVDPQAGSWSLTWTSAITNRRREPLRFGSPTTHGRPAAGYTGLFWRGPRAFRDGHVFTAEADDGDLMGSQAPWLAYVGEHDGRDGHATVVFEHAPANDHTGDKGTHPAHWFVRSDPFAAVAPSWAFHEELVLAPGDTLSRGYRVTVADGAWDREQVTAHLDGHTW from the coding sequence ATGACGCTCGCACTGACCCATGCCCACGGCGACCGCATCACCGTGACCCACGAGGCGACCGGCACCGGACTGTTCGCCTACGTGTACCGCCCCGAAGCCCCGTGGGAGGCCCCCAAGCCGTATCTGCACCCGGTCCGGACGCTCTCCGGCGGACTCGTCACCGGCTACCGCCCCAACGACCATCGCTGGCACAAGGGGCTCCAGCTGACGGCCTCCCACCTGTCGGGCCAGAACCTGTGGGGCGGGAACACCTATGTCCACGGCGAGGGGTATGTCGCGCTGCCCGAGCGGATCGGCTCGATGGCACACGTCGCCTTCGAGGAAGTCGCCGCCGCGGACGACCGGGCCGTGATCGCCGAGCGCCTGACCTGGCATCCGTACGACGGTGAACTGTGGGCCGAGGAGGAGCGCCGCATCGAGGTGCGCGACGTCGATCCGCAGGCCGGCAGCTGGTCGTTGACCTGGACCTCGGCGATCACCAACCGCCGGCGGGAACCGCTGCGTTTCGGCAGCCCCACCACCCACGGCCGCCCGGCCGCCGGATACACCGGCCTGTTCTGGCGGGGCCCGCGCGCCTTCCGCGACGGCCACGTCTTCACAGCCGAGGCGGACGACGGCGACCTCATGGGCAGCCAGGCGCCCTGGCTGGCGTACGTCGGTGAGCACGACGGGCGCGACGGCCACGCCACGGTCGTCTTCGAGCACGCCCCGGCCAACGACCACACGGGGGACAAGGGGACGCACCCGGCGCACTGGTTCGTGCGCAGCGACCCGTTCGCCGCGGTCGCGCCGTCCTGGGCGTTCCACGAGGAGCTCGTCCTCGCCCCCGGCGACACCCTCTCCCGCGGCTACCGGGTGACCGTCGCCGACGGCGCCTGGGACCGTGAGCAGGTCACCGCCCACCTGGACGGGCACACATGGTGA